From Flavobacterium arcticum, the proteins below share one genomic window:
- the pheT gene encoding phenylalanine--tRNA ligase subunit beta — translation MRISYNWLKQFIKLDSTSEETANLLTDLGLEVEGVDKFESLKGGLKGIVVGHVLTCIQHPNADRLRITTVDLGDGTPIQIVCGAPNVAAGQKVPVATIGTMLYDKDGNSFQIKKGKIRGEESHGMICAEDELGLGESHDGIMVLPEDLKPGTPAAEIFDVETDEVFEIGLTPNRADAMSHWGVARDLRAGMNLKNIHTELITPSVSNFRVDKRTLKMDVTVEDSKLVPRYCGVTISELTVKPSPAWLQNRLKSIGITPKNNVVDATNYVLHELGQPLHAFDAGKIRGNKVIVKTVKAGTKFTTLDDIERTLHEEDLMICDENGPMCIAGVLGGKNSGVDENTSSIFLESAYFNPVSVRKTAKRHGVSTDASFRFERGIDQTITQYALKRAALLIQETAGGEITSDLIDFYPKKVEDHTVFLNFEHVKRTIGQEIPVETIKKILVSLDIKINTMSEIGIGLVIPSYRVDVEREIDVIEEILRVYGYNNISFTQKLNASISNATRTEDYKLQNIVANQLVALGFNEMMANSLTTPEYVKLSENLKEEFNVMMLNPLSSDLSVMRQSLLFSALEAVSFNINRKRADLKLFEFGKTYHKLPSGYDENKHLTLTVTGNRLAETWTQPQKASDFFMFKGMVDMVLQRLGVTKTQTQPLTNDVFAEGFAYTIGKDVIVEMGTIKKGILKEFDIKQEVFFADFNWGALIKLVSVKIKYSEISKFPEVRRDLALLVDTNTSFESIYTIARQTEKSLLKDINLFDVYEGKNLPEGKKSYAVSFILQDNNKTLTDEQIDKSMNKIRTNLEKNAGAQLR, via the coding sequence ATGCGTATATCCTATAACTGGTTAAAACAGTTCATAAAATTAGACTCGACATCCGAAGAGACTGCCAACCTACTTACTGACCTTGGACTTGAAGTAGAAGGTGTAGATAAGTTTGAATCACTAAAAGGGGGGCTAAAAGGTATAGTAGTAGGGCATGTACTTACATGTATACAACACCCTAATGCCGATAGACTACGCATAACTACTGTAGATCTTGGCGATGGTACTCCTATACAAATTGTATGTGGAGCTCCTAATGTAGCTGCTGGGCAAAAAGTGCCTGTTGCTACCATAGGTACTATGCTATATGATAAAGATGGAAATTCATTTCAGATAAAAAAAGGGAAAATACGCGGTGAAGAAAGTCATGGTATGATATGTGCCGAAGACGAACTTGGTCTTGGCGAAAGCCATGACGGTATTATGGTGCTGCCCGAAGATTTAAAACCAGGTACACCCGCTGCTGAAATATTTGATGTAGAAACGGATGAGGTTTTTGAGATAGGACTTACACCTAACCGTGCCGATGCTATGAGTCATTGGGGTGTAGCACGCGACTTACGTGCAGGAATGAATCTAAAAAATATTCATACCGAATTAATAACACCTTCTGTAAGTAATTTTAGAGTAGATAAGCGTACACTAAAAATGGATGTAACGGTAGAGGATAGTAAACTTGTGCCAAGATACTGTGGTGTCACTATATCTGAGCTTACCGTAAAACCATCGCCTGCATGGTTACAAAACAGGCTAAAATCAATAGGTATTACACCTAAAAACAATGTTGTAGATGCTACAAATTATGTTTTACATGAGCTTGGACAACCATTACACGCATTTGATGCTGGTAAAATAAGGGGTAATAAAGTAATTGTAAAAACTGTAAAAGCAGGAACTAAATTCACAACATTAGACGATATAGAAAGAACACTACATGAAGAAGATCTAATGATATGCGACGAAAATGGTCCTATGTGTATTGCAGGTGTACTTGGAGGTAAAAATTCGGGTGTTGATGAAAACACATCATCTATATTTTTAGAAAGTGCTTATTTTAACCCTGTATCTGTAAGAAAAACAGCTAAAAGACACGGTGTGAGTACTGATGCTTCTTTCCGTTTTGAAAGAGGTATCGACCAAACAATAACGCAGTATGCGCTTAAAAGAGCAGCTCTATTAATACAAGAAACTGCTGGTGGCGAGATAACTTCAGATTTAATTGATTTCTATCCTAAAAAAGTAGAAGATCATACTGTTTTTCTGAACTTTGAACATGTAAAAAGAACCATAGGACAGGAAATTCCTGTAGAAACTATAAAAAAGATATTAGTATCACTAGATATTAAAATAAATACAATGTCCGAAATTGGAATCGGATTAGTAATACCGTCTTATCGTGTAGATGTAGAAAGAGAAATTGATGTTATAGAAGAAATACTAAGAGTATATGGGTACAACAACATTAGTTTTACTCAAAAGCTAAACGCATCTATATCTAACGCTACGCGTACAGAAGATTATAAGCTGCAAAATATTGTAGCTAATCAATTGGTTGCATTAGGTTTTAATGAAATGATGGCAAACTCACTTACTACCCCTGAGTATGTAAAGCTTTCTGAAAACCTGAAAGAAGAATTTAACGTAATGATGCTAAACCCGCTAAGTAGCGACCTTTCGGTAATGAGACAATCATTACTATTTAGCGCATTAGAAGCTGTGTCTTTTAACATTAATAGAAAACGTGCCGACTTAAAATTATTTGAGTTTGGAAAAACGTACCACAAGCTACCATCAGGTTATGATGAAAACAAACACCTTACGCTTACTGTAACAGGTAATCGTTTAGCTGAAACATGGACACAACCACAAAAAGCATCTGATTTCTTTATGTTTAAAGGTATGGTGGATATGGTACTGCAAAGACTTGGTGTAACTAAAACACAAACTCAACCATTAACTAATGATGTTTTTGCTGAAGGCTTTGCTTACACGATAGGTAAAGATGTAATAGTAGAAATGGGAACTATTAAAAAAGGTATTCTTAAAGAATTTGATATAAAACAAGAGGTTTTCTTTGCCGATTTTAATTGGGGAGCGCTTATTAAACTTGTGTCTGTAAAAATTAAGTATAGTGAAATTTCTAAATTTCCAGAAGTTCGTCGTGACTTGGCGCTATTGGTAGATACTAATACTTCTTTTGAGAGTATATATACTATTGCAAGGCAAACAGAAAAATCTTTACTAAAAGACATTAACTTGTTTGATGTATATGAGGGTAAAAATCTTCCTGAAGGTAAAAAATCTTATGCTGTTAGCTTTATACTACAAGACAATAATAAAACGCTTACTGATGAGCAAATTGATAAGAGTATGAATAAAATAAGAACAAACCTTGAAAAAAATGCAGGTGCACAATTAAGGTAA
- a CDS encoding M14 family zinc carboxypeptidase produces the protein MKKTVLFIALLFGFSIQAQITSPDMFMPSYGEQVSYHHKLEDYFDDLVKYSDHIKKQPYGETSEGRPLNAYYISTPENLKELEEIRQNNLYQIGMLPNKPETINDKAIVWLSFNVHGNEIGAAESAIQVAYELINPDNNKTKKWLENTIVILDPCLNPDGYSRYGNWLRSIAGEAVHTGLNDREHMEPWPGGRQNHYAYDLNRDWAWQMQPETKQRMALYNQWMPMVHVDVHEMGYNEPYFFPPAAEPIHDFVTQYQKEFHNSIGENTSKKFDTEGWGYYTRERFDLFYPSYGDTYPCFNGAVGMTYEQGGINAGRAIKMSNGNILTLQDRIDHHTMAVLTAVETASMQKEKLVKNFRNYFKDSRENPKGKYKTYIVKNNGKAVQLTKLLERNKIEYAYADETKKTMGYHYQSDSNKDFTVEPNDLIVNVNQPKAVLTQVFFEPHQHLSDSLSYDITAWALPHAYGIESYALKNNLVIKTKQEVSHKGKLEYDNIYGYYIPWNGRESVKIVASLHKNGIKVRSAQRASLYSGIRINPGDLIVLKSDNKNINGFENILDVLLIDKPDYEVIESGFSVNGADLGGEYYTLLKAPKAMLLAGNGISATDFGQVWFYMEQIANYPLSIVDLQNFDRIDFSTYNTLILPDGRYSFTASQIAEINNFIERGGKVIAIGGALSIFEDASGYSLTKFVSDEDKAIITGSEQQQALDNRFLDSNNRERSAMSNAVPGAIVENVIDKSHPLTYGLGDSYYSLKTDASYYQLLKGADNVIYVPKDYNSFGFIGHNLKKKLENTVTFAVEHKKAGQVIYMIDNPLFRGFWENGNILFSNALFLVN, from the coding sequence ATGAAAAAAACAGTATTGTTTATTGCATTACTATTTGGTTTTTCGATACAAGCCCAAATAACAAGCCCAGATATGTTTATGCCAAGTTATGGCGAACAAGTAAGCTACCATCATAAACTTGAAGACTATTTTGATGATTTAGTAAAATATTCTGATCACATTAAGAAACAACCCTATGGAGAGACATCAGAAGGACGCCCCCTTAATGCTTATTATATTTCTACTCCTGAAAACTTGAAGGAATTAGAAGAGATAAGACAAAACAACCTTTATCAAATAGGGATGTTACCAAATAAACCAGAAACAATAAACGATAAAGCTATTGTATGGCTTAGTTTTAATGTGCATGGTAACGAAATAGGTGCAGCCGAAAGCGCTATACAAGTAGCTTATGAGTTAATAAATCCAGATAATAATAAAACTAAAAAGTGGCTTGAAAATACAATAGTAATTTTAGACCCTTGTTTAAACCCAGATGGTTATTCTAGATATGGCAATTGGTTACGGTCTATAGCAGGAGAAGCTGTACATACAGGTTTAAATGACAGGGAACATATGGAGCCTTGGCCAGGTGGCAGGCAAAACCATTATGCTTATGACCTGAATCGTGACTGGGCATGGCAAATGCAACCCGAAACTAAACAACGCATGGCACTATATAACCAATGGATGCCAATGGTGCACGTAGATGTACACGAAATGGGGTATAATGAACCTTATTTTTTTCCGCCAGCAGCAGAGCCTATACATGATTTTGTTACCCAATATCAAAAAGAATTTCATAATAGCATAGGGGAGAACACTTCTAAAAAATTTGATACTGAGGGATGGGGATATTATACCCGCGAACGTTTCGATTTGTTTTATCCAAGTTATGGCGATACCTATCCGTGTTTTAATGGTGCTGTGGGTATGACTTATGAACAAGGTGGTATAAATGCAGGGCGTGCCATAAAAATGAGCAATGGTAATATCCTTACACTACAGGATAGGATAGACCACCACACTATGGCAGTGCTTACAGCTGTAGAAACTGCCTCTATGCAAAAAGAGAAATTGGTTAAAAATTTTAGAAACTATTTTAAAGACAGCCGAGAAAACCCGAAAGGGAAGTATAAAACATATATAGTAAAGAATAATGGGAAAGCGGTGCAGCTTACAAAACTACTGGAGCGAAATAAAATAGAATATGCGTATGCCGATGAAACCAAAAAAACTATGGGTTATCATTACCAGTCAGATAGTAATAAAGATTTTACTGTAGAGCCGAATGATCTTATTGTAAATGTAAATCAGCCTAAAGCGGTACTCACTCAGGTATTTTTTGAGCCACATCAACACCTTTCAGATAGTTTGTCTTATGATATTACTGCTTGGGCATTACCTCATGCTTATGGTATAGAGAGTTATGCTTTAAAGAATAATCTTGTTATAAAAACAAAACAAGAGGTAAGCCATAAAGGCAAACTAGAATATGATAATATATATGGTTACTACATTCCTTGGAATGGGCGAGAATCTGTAAAAATAGTAGCTTCATTACATAAAAACGGTATAAAAGTGCGTTCGGCACAACGTGCCTCCTTATATAGTGGTATCCGTATTAATCCTGGAGACCTTATAGTATTGAAGAGTGATAATAAAAACATAAATGGTTTTGAAAATATTTTAGATGTACTATTGATAGATAAACCAGACTATGAGGTAATAGAAAGTGGCTTTTCAGTTAATGGTGCCGATTTAGGAGGGGAGTACTACACACTATTAAAAGCACCAAAGGCAATGTTGCTGGCAGGTAATGGTATTAGTGCTACAGATTTTGGGCAAGTATGGTTTTATATGGAACAAATTGCTAATTATCCTTTAAGTATTGTAGACCTTCAAAATTTTGATAGAATTGATTTTTCCACTTATAATACTCTCATTTTACCAGATGGTAGATACAGTTTTACAGCATCTCAAATAGCTGAAATTAATAACTTTATAGAGAGAGGCGGAAAAGTTATAGCTATTGGCGGTGCACTAAGTATTTTTGAAGATGCGTCAGGATATAGTCTTACTAAGTTTGTTAGCGATGAGGATAAAGCTATTATAACAGGTAGTGAACAGCAACAAGCTCTTGATAATAGATTTTTAGATTCTAATAACAGAGAGCGCAGCGCTATGTCTAACGCTGTGCCGGGAGCAATTGTAGAGAATGTTATAGATAAAAGCCATCCGTTAACCTACGGGCTGGGGGATAGCTACTATAGCCTAAAAACAGATGCATCTTATTACCAACTTTTAAAAGGAGCTGATAATGTAATATATGTACCTAAAGACTATAATAGCTTCGGTTTTATAGGACACAACCTGAAAAAGAAATTAGAAAATACAGTTACATTTGCAGTAGAGCACAAAAAAGCAGGACAGGTAATTTATATGATAGATAACCCATTGTTTCGTGGTTTTTGGGAAAATGGTAACATCTTGTTTAGTAATGCTTTATTTTTAGTAAATTAA
- a CDS encoding carboxypeptidase-like regulatory domain-containing protein has protein sequence MTSVEKGRFCTSCQKQVHDFTNVSDKEIKSILNNDKSACGRFRHDQLDRDLVIPKEKKSLWLWLAASAAIVSFIGVGTHEIVAQEPTNTEQHETNNEILGDIEVTPTSKDIITGVVSDHIGPLPTASIINKTTEQEVQTDIDGKFSVEANKGDRLEVNYIGYKIQNITINQNTNYNIVLEEDSALLGDVYIIKERTFFGRIFHWIGNIFR, from the coding sequence ATGACCTCTGTAGAAAAAGGACGTTTTTGTACTTCTTGTCAAAAACAAGTACATGATTTTACTAATGTATCCGACAAAGAGATTAAATCAATTTTAAACAATGATAAATCAGCTTGCGGGCGTTTTAGACATGATCAATTAGATCGTGATTTAGTCATACCTAAAGAAAAAAAGAGCCTATGGTTATGGTTAGCAGCAAGTGCAGCAATAGTATCTTTTATAGGAGTTGGTACTCATGAAATTGTAGCACAAGAACCTACAAATACAGAACAACACGAAACAAATAATGAAATATTGGGTGATATAGAGGTTACCCCTACCTCAAAAGATATTATTACAGGTGTTGTATCAGATCATATAGGACCTTTGCCTACTGCTTCTATAATAAACAAAACAACTGAACAAGAAGTTCAAACAGATATTGATGGTAAGTTTAGCGTCGAAGCAAATAAAGGAGATAGATTAGAAGTAAACTACATTGGTTATAAAATACAAAATATTACAATAAATCAGAATACAAATTATAATATCGTTTTAGAGGAGGATTCTGCTTTATTGGGAGATGTATACATTATAAAAGAGAGAACCTTCTTTGGTAGGATATTTCATTGGATAGGCAATATTTTTAGATAA
- the dnaK gene encoding molecular chaperone DnaK, protein MSKIIGIDLGTTNSCVSVMEGGEPVVISNAEGKRTTPSVIAFVEGGEIKVGDPAKRQAVTNPTKTISSIKRFMGNKYSESSKEANNVPYKVVKGDNDTPRVDIDGRLYTPQELSAMTLQKMKKTAEDYLGQAVTEAVITVPAYFNDAQRQATKEAGEIAGLKVRRIINEPTAAALAYGLDKAGKDQKIAVYDLGGGTFDISILELGDGVFEVLSTNGDTHLGGDDFDQVIIDWLANEFNSEESIDLRKDPMALQRLKEAAEKAKIELSSSTQTEINLPYVTATASGPKHLVKTLTRAKFEQLADELVKRSMLPCEKALKDAGISKSDIDEVILVGGSTRMPRIQDEVEKFFGKKPSKGVNPDEVVAVGAAIQGGVLTGDVKDVLLLDVTPLSLGIETMGSVMTKLIESNTTIPTKKSQVFSTAADNQPSVEIHVLQGERPMAADNKTIGRFHLDGIPPAQRGVPQIEVTFDIDANGIIKVSATDKGTGKSHDIRIEASSGLTQEEIDRMRSEAEANAESDKAAKEKVDKLNEADGMIFQTEKQLSEFGDKLSDGNKDAIGMALTELKMAYESQDIATIQPALDKINEAWKNASEEMYKAQAEGGAQGGAEQAQPEGAQAGGDDDEVQDVDFEEVK, encoded by the coding sequence ATGAGTAAAATAATCGGAATTGACTTAGGAACAACCAACTCGTGTGTATCCGTTATGGAAGGCGGAGAGCCAGTGGTAATTTCTAATGCTGAAGGAAAAAGAACAACGCCATCAGTAATTGCTTTTGTTGAAGGCGGAGAAATCAAAGTAGGAGATCCTGCAAAAAGACAGGCAGTGACCAATCCTACAAAAACAATATCTTCTATAAAGCGTTTTATGGGTAATAAATACTCAGAAAGCAGCAAAGAAGCTAACAATGTACCTTATAAGGTAGTAAAAGGTGATAACGATACTCCACGTGTAGATATCGACGGACGTCTTTATACGCCACAAGAATTGTCTGCAATGACACTTCAAAAAATGAAAAAAACTGCCGAAGACTACCTTGGGCAAGCTGTAACAGAAGCAGTAATTACTGTTCCTGCTTATTTTAATGATGCACAACGTCAGGCTACTAAAGAAGCTGGAGAAATTGCAGGACTTAAAGTAAGAAGAATTATAAACGAGCCTACTGCAGCAGCTCTTGCTTACGGACTTGATAAAGCTGGTAAAGATCAAAAAATTGCAGTATATGACCTTGGTGGTGGTACATTTGATATTTCTATCCTAGAATTAGGAGATGGTGTATTCGAAGTATTATCTACAAACGGAGATACTCACCTTGGTGGTGATGACTTTGACCAAGTAATTATAGACTGGTTAGCTAATGAATTTAATAGCGAAGAAAGCATCGACTTACGTAAAGACCCAATGGCGTTACAACGTTTAAAAGAAGCTGCAGAGAAAGCGAAAATAGAACTTTCGTCTTCTACACAAACAGAGATTAACTTACCATATGTTACTGCTACTGCATCTGGACCTAAGCACTTAGTAAAAACATTAACAAGAGCTAAATTTGAGCAACTTGCAGACGAGCTTGTAAAACGTTCTATGCTACCATGCGAAAAAGCACTTAAAGATGCAGGTATCTCAAAATCAGATATTGATGAGGTAATACTTGTAGGTGGTTCTACACGTATGCCAAGAATACAAGATGAAGTAGAAAAATTCTTTGGTAAAAAACCATCAAAAGGGGTTAACCCAGATGAGGTTGTGGCTGTAGGAGCTGCTATACAAGGTGGTGTACTTACAGGAGATGTAAAAGATGTACTACTATTAGATGTTACGCCACTATCATTAGGTATAGAAACTATGGGTAGTGTAATGACAAAATTAATAGAGTCTAATACTACAATACCTACTAAAAAATCGCAGGTATTCTCTACTGCTGCTGATAACCAACCATCTGTAGAAATTCACGTTTTGCAAGGTGAAAGACCAATGGCTGCAGATAATAAAACTATCGGTCGTTTTCACTTAGATGGTATCCCACCAGCACAAAGAGGTGTACCACAAATTGAGGTAACATTTGATATAGATGCTAATGGTATCATCAAAGTATCGGCTACAGATAAAGGAACAGGTAAATCGCATGATATACGTATCGAGGCTTCTTCAGGATTAACTCAGGAAGAAATCGACAGAATGCGTAGTGAAGCAGAAGCTAATGCAGAATCTGATAAAGCAGCTAAAGAAAAAGTAGACAAACTTAATGAGGCTGATGGTATGATTTTCCAGACTGAAAAACAACTTTCAGAATTTGGAGATAAATTATCTGATGGTAATAAAGATGCTATTGGTATGGCATTAACTGAGCTAAAAATGGCTTATGAGTCTCAAGATATAGCTACTATACAGCCAGCTCTCGACAAGATAAATGAAGCTTGGAAAAATGCATCAGAAGAAATGTACAAAGCACAAGCAGAAGGTGGAGCTCAAGGTGGTGCAGAACAAGCACAGCCAGAAGGCGCACAAGCTGGTGGCGATGATGATGAAGTACAAGATGTAGACTTCGAAGAAGTAAAATAA
- a CDS encoding sensor histidine kinase: protein MKLKNKLKIYNYARILSLSVFLLAFLVIIGWILDIPLLKSIMPDYISMKLNTALCFIIMSTSLILETFPKKRTIVILLNVFVATLCILTYSQEVFGYDLGLDQLIIMDLDAISDKSPYPGRMSPITAILFTILSLGLILQRYINKSLIVIQYAFNLVTIMAIIALIGYLYNAPEFYTLSFLTSMAVHTSLGFLLLSIAMSLLHPHLGIMGILTGDKVGNSIARQLFSKICIVIFVFTYLRYLSHKHKLVDTEFGTALLTISFILVSLLIIWEATENINKKDARKRLAEEHFRLVVESAPNALIMSDGSGTIRLVNEQAEKMFGYKRENFIGQKVELIVPNSIKSTHHHNRNGYHKAPSNRYFGAGSELYAKRSDNSEFPVEIGLTPIRTENGTMVLASIIDITKRKKQESIINQQVIELKIKNQEMEQFNYIASHDLQEPLRTLSNYIMLLEEDYPEQINDEIKIHLKTMENAVSRMNLLVRSILDFGRLGRDKKLEYIDSKTIVEDVLCDLSSLINSTGATIIIDTDLPKFNGYEIEFRQLFQNLINNALKFRKKDVPVEINIGCTMVENKYEFYVKDNGIGINTRYNNRVFEIFKRLNKESEFKGDGIGLANCKKIAEMHGGKIWVESTLGIGSTFKFTTSKIK from the coding sequence ATGAAGCTAAAAAATAAACTAAAGATCTATAATTATGCGAGGATACTATCTTTATCCGTTTTCTTGCTTGCATTTCTTGTAATAATAGGTTGGATTCTAGACATACCTTTATTAAAAAGTATAATGCCCGATTATATTTCTATGAAACTAAACACAGCATTATGTTTTATTATAATGAGTACTTCTTTGATTCTAGAAACATTTCCCAAAAAAAGAACAATTGTAATACTTTTAAATGTATTTGTAGCTACTTTATGTATTTTAACATATTCTCAAGAAGTTTTTGGTTATGATTTAGGGCTAGATCAATTAATCATAATGGATTTAGACGCTATTTCAGATAAGTCTCCTTACCCTGGTAGGATGTCTCCTATAACGGCTATTTTATTTACAATATTGTCACTAGGTCTTATACTTCAACGATATATCAATAAATCTCTAATTGTTATACAATATGCTTTTAACTTAGTTACTATTATGGCTATAATAGCTTTGATAGGGTATTTGTATAATGCCCCTGAGTTTTATACACTATCATTCCTTACCTCAATGGCTGTACATACATCTTTGGGTTTTTTATTACTATCAATTGCAATGTCATTATTACATCCGCATTTAGGTATTATGGGAATTTTAACAGGAGATAAAGTAGGTAATAGTATAGCAAGACAATTATTTTCTAAAATATGTATCGTAATATTTGTTTTTACTTATTTGCGCTATTTATCTCATAAACATAAGCTTGTAGATACTGAGTTTGGTACAGCACTACTAACTATATCTTTTATACTCGTAAGTCTTTTAATAATATGGGAGGCTACCGAAAATATTAATAAAAAAGATGCAAGAAAAAGGCTTGCCGAAGAACATTTTAGACTTGTAGTAGAGTCTGCGCCTAATGCATTAATAATGTCTGACGGTTCTGGTACTATTAGACTTGTAAATGAACAAGCCGAAAAAATGTTTGGCTATAAGAGAGAAAATTTTATTGGTCAAAAAGTAGAACTAATTGTACCAAACTCTATAAAATCTACCCATCATCATAATAGAAATGGGTATCACAAGGCACCATCTAACAGATATTTTGGAGCGGGTAGCGAACTTTATGCTAAAAGAAGTGATAATAGTGAGTTTCCTGTAGAAATAGGACTAACCCCTATACGTACCGAAAATGGTACAATGGTACTTGCCTCTATAATTGATATTACAAAGCGTAAAAAACAAGAAAGTATCATTAACCAACAAGTAATTGAACTGAAAATTAAAAACCAAGAAATGGAACAGTTTAATTATATAGCTTCTCATGACTTGCAAGAGCCGTTACGAACACTCTCAAACTATATAATGTTGCTAGAAGAAGATTATCCTGAACAGATAAATGATGAGATAAAAATACATCTAAAAACGATGGAAAACGCAGTATCTCGAATGAATCTTTTAGTACGCTCTATACTAGATTTTGGTAGACTAGGTAGAGATAAAAAACTAGAATATATAGATAGTAAAACTATTGTAGAAGATGTTCTTTGCGACCTTAGTAGTCTTATAAACAGTACAGGAGCAACTATAATAATAGATACTGATTTACCTAAATTTAATGGTTATGAAATTGAATTTAGGCAATTATTTCAAAACCTTATAAATAACGCCCTAAAGTTTAGAAAAAAAGATGTTCCTGTAGAAATAAACATAGGCTGTACTATGGTTGAAAATAAATATGAATTTTATGTAAAAGATAACGGAATAGGCATAAACACAAGGTACAATAATAGAGTTTTCGAGATATTTAAAAGACTTAACAAAGAAAGCGAGTTTAAAGGAGATGGTATAGGTCTTGCAAATTGTAAAAAAATAGCCGAAATGCACGGAGGAAAAATATGGGTAGAATCTACCTTAGGAATAGGAAGTACATTTAAATTCACAACATCTAAAATTAAATAA
- a CDS encoding response regulator has product MKQLKCIMLVDDNKTDNFFHERVIRKANAAETVIVKESAEEALDYLKNKANNSADHPDLILLDINMPGMNGWEFIEEYEKLDEHLQSKMVVVMLTTSENPDDYALSKKHDVLADFKTKPLTVKMLEDMISKFNEKVECNT; this is encoded by the coding sequence ATGAAACAGTTAAAATGCATCATGCTCGTTGATGATAATAAAACAGACAATTTTTTTCATGAAAGAGTAATAAGAAAAGCTAATGCCGCAGAAACAGTAATTGTTAAAGAATCTGCAGAAGAAGCTCTTGATTATCTTAAAAACAAAGCTAACAACTCTGCCGATCATCCCGATCTTATTTTACTGGATATTAACATGCCCGGAATGAATGGGTGGGAATTTATTGAAGAGTATGAAAAACTCGATGAACATTTACAATCTAAAATGGTAGTGGTAATGCTAACCACCTCTGAAAATCCTGACGATTATGCATTATCAAAAAAACATGACGTACTAGCTGATTTTAAAACTAAACCATTAACAGTTAAAATGCTAGAGGATATGATATCAAAATTTAATGAAAAAGTAGAGTGCAATACATAA